The Carassius auratus strain Wakin chromosome 30, ASM336829v1, whole genome shotgun sequence region ATATTTCTCATCTAGTCTTCATTCTCTTACTGTTGACTATTATGCATCTTAGatacatatacacattttatactGGTTATATAAAATTGACAACTGTCCTACATCCACTTTTGTTAGTTGTTCTTTTTGTACTTTTCTTTGTCTtgctaaataaagtattttaggtACATTTTGAATAGCCAACATGTCTTAACCATGCCTCTTCAGTGATTGACTAATATGGTGCCCCTTCCTAGACCAGTGAGGCTCGCCTCTCCTGGGGCGTTTCCTCCAACAGTTGAAGCAGCAGCTCATGAAGAGTTGTTGACATGGTCCTGTATGCACCGGCGGACAGATGCAGGAAGTCGAACATGTCTCGAGAAGAAATAGTCCCATCTGAGTGGACAAAATTACCTCCCACATCAATAAACTGAACAGGGCCGAGTCGAGGAAGAGATGCGCGAAGTAGATTATTCACTGCTGCATTTTTCTCTCTCAGAGGGTTAGGAAACTCTCCCCTTGGCAACAGGCCCTAAATGACAGGAATTACAACTGATCAGCGTAGAACAAAAAACTGAACCACTTAAAATATTCTGTTTACGCATTAATCCGAACACTACAAATCTCACATGATCAATATTTAGACATATTGATTTAGGTAACTCaccaaaacaataattttggccTTGGGGAGACGAGACAGAAGTAACTGTGCAATGGCCAATATTCCTCCTGCAACTTGATCCGCAGTGTGCTCATGATTATTTGTCCCAACCCATAAAACCACCACCTgtggaaaaacaaataataataatgctattc contains the following coding sequences:
- the LOC113049065 gene encoding platelet-activating factor acetylhydrolase IB subunit beta-like, whose amino-acid sequence is MSAEENPAAEPAPVIDVQGDGRWMSQHNRFVQECKDAEPDVLFVGDSMVQLMQQHEVWRELFSPLHALNFGVSGDTTCNVLWRLQNGELDNIRPKVVVLWVGTNNHEHTADQVAGGILAIAQLLLSRLPKAKIIVLGLLPRGEFPNPLREKNAAVNNLLRASLPRLGPVQFIDVGGNFVHSDGTISSRDMFDFLHLSAGAYRTMSTTLHELLLQLLEETPQERRASLV